In Besnoitia besnoiti strain Bb-Ger1 chromosome I, whole genome shotgun sequence, the genomic window GTTTCTGCATGTGTCGTCGCAAACCTTCCGCGAGGGACGGCGTTCCCTCGAGGGGCTCCGTCTCTGGACTCGCGCCCCGAGGGCCTGCGCCCAGGtcggcgagagacagagactcgaggccgctcgcctgggtatccgccgccgcagggagtAACAGAAGCAGATTCAAGCCCCGGTCCAACAGCGCGTCAACGAGAGCGACCGGCGCGTCAGCGACCCGCAGAAGGACGAGGTGCTTCTTAGTCAGCGCGCGAAGCTGGTGCTGGACtgcggcctgctgcagaagcgacgcagaagcgacgtcgtcgtccgcatccctccagctcgccgccgcggcgccagacgGAGCACTGGCGACCACGGTcacggcgccgagggccgTGCTGAGGGCCGAGGAGCCCCAGGAGCCCAagagcagaggcgaggcggcgcctgcgggacTATCCCCCGCGGTAGACGGGGACGTCTCGTACTGAATCAGGGAAAAGGCCTCAAAGTCTGTGAGAGAAGCGGCCTGCGAAGAAGGACGAACAGTCGCGTCGCAGAGAGCGGTGCAGTCGGCCGAACCGCGGCAACGGGGCAAACGCAAAACACAACGGCATCGCCGCACCACGTGTGAACGGGCCTACATATGGACGAGGCGAGGAAACGAGACGgagacgagaggagacagagaggagacgtggctggggcggaggagcgctGCAAGTCTGCAGAtgggctgcgaggcgcccgtcGGTGGCGACGGACTCGGGGAagcaggcgccggccgcaccGGCAGCCTCATGAGATCCGAGAAAGGAAATCGAATATGCGTGAGAAAGAAATTGAAAAACTCACCTGTACAAAAGAAGGGCTTCCAAAAAAAGAGGCaaggaggacggagagggcgacgaaacCAAGGAGAAGCGTAGTGAGAGCTGGACGACGTGAGGCAGGAGCAGTGGCCGAGCAAGAGGGAAGCCGAGCTTCATGcgtccttctgcgtctcgctcggAAAGTTTTCTCCGTGGACGCTTGCGCTGAAGTCCCGCAGGACGGGCGAGAGAGCTCGCATGCCATAGTTTTGATCCTCGAGGACTTCAAGAGAGTCAAGCGGCGCTGAAGAAAAAGTCGAGACGAGACAAAGAAAATGAGGCAGCTGGCCCCTCGAGGGAAAATTCGGGAAAGCGGAGTAAAGACAAATGCGCAGCATTGCAGCGGAATTTGAGTATCTCTGGGACGAAGGGTGGGTAGAAGTGTCAACACGCACAGAAATGCTCACAGATGGAAAACAGCGAAGCTACGGCACGGCCCACTTGCACACAGGAGGGCCGAAGAGGCTATTCACGATTTTTGTACCAAGTAAAGATCCTGACTAAAGATGTTCGCGCCGAATTTGGAGGCTCTGAGAGGAGCGCCCTCAGAGCAGGGCAACGAAGTTCGCGTCGACAGAGCTGCGGAGAAACGAGCTGGTGCGTGTGCCACCCCACTGTTCCAGCGTCCACCAAAATGGTAAGCTGCGACGACCTGAAGTCCGCTAGGCCAGCGAGCTTACCTGCAGAAGGGCGACGGCTAGAAAAATCTGCGGAAAACATGAAACCTGCGATCCGTCGAATACGGAGGACGATCGCGCAGCCACCACGGGGTAGCGCCGAGGACGTCCCGGTCGAAGGCTAATCGCCAGACCGCACACGTCACTGAAAAAGACAACTTGTCTGACGCTGCTGGTGTCTAAAGAGCAACCCTTCTATGGGTGAACTGATTTCAGGTGTATCACCACACAGCCACCTCTATGCATGTGTGGTAGAGTCACGCGGTGCAGTTCGCTCGGGATACATCAAGGACCTCGGGATCCAGCAGAATGGACAGCAGAAGAGCCCTCGGCAAAAGACGCTCTTCAATATTTTTTTAATACTTTTAGAGGTGATATGTCAGGCCTGTAAATCAACAACACAGCTCTGTCCGAGGAGTTTGTTCACACGCTCCTGTCCAGGGCGGAAAAACGCATGCAGTTTTGCGCAAACGACTGGCGGCAGTCGACCCTGTTAATCTGTCAAATGAAAATGTTCCACAGCTAGCGGAATGCCATGCAGCAAGCGTTCGTTTAGCGTGTGTCAGCTGAGTGCATTAGTTTGCATTAGAAGCGGTCTTGTAGCTCCATGTTTGTTTTCTCCAGGAGCAACATGGGCAGACAcctgcatgcagacacgAGACACCATACAGCCCTTCAGAACGTCCGCTCATCAGTCTTCAGTGCGAGAGGAAATCCTTAGGCAAGAGCTGCGCAATCGATTGAGCGAATCAGTCACTATGCAGTCGCGTTGAGTAGCGGTGCTGGAGGGCTCCACATATCAAGTCGGCTTCAGCCAGAAACATGTCTATTCCCATTTCGTTGGCTTGCACGAGGTCCCCCATCGTGCCCTTCCGCGGGCCACCACACCGACAAAAATGCGTTTCGGGCGGTTGCCCAGCTTTTGGGATCCCCGTATTTGACCTGACAAATCGTTCACCGAGTGTTGAGTCGTGTGCCGCGATAACTGCAACTGCACTACCTGGACCACCACTAACATCGACTGGTCAATTCCATCGTACATGCCCACCGACGTATCGGCCATACCTTCAGTCCCATAGGTCTTTTTCGCGTGCGTGCAACCTCCTCTGCTCACAGTGTTCCAGCACGAGATGCAGAGGTACTGGACATCCACGTAGAACTCCAGCGATCGAGTGCAGGACGGGGTTTTGCAAGAGCATATTCTCGGACTGAAGGTATATTCGCTTGCAGATTTGAATAAGAAACAAATCCACTCATAGAGCACTTGGTACATCTGAGTAACCGACTTCCTGGGGGTCTTCGGGTTGCAGCAGACTCGGCCGattcgaggcgccgcgcacttGGATGGATGATCCACAAATTCACCGGGATgctgaggaagaaggagcaTGGATCCACAAATATATAAAAAGGGGGTCACCCGACATGCAACTATGCCTGAGAAGCCGAGTGCACAATTGCACCCCACCCCAGCAGTACCTACGGCACACACTGCCCGGTGGATGCAGACTACGGATATTCCTTACATCCGCCGGAAGCGCCAACCTCACAAGAAAATACATTGGAGCAGTGGTGCTCAAAACATGACACGGTGGGCCTACAACGCATCGCATTCGTAGTTCTCAGCAGTGTCGACTCGTGTGCAAAGGGTTATAGAGCGGAAGTGGCATTATTCACAAAATACCGTATTTCCGACTATCACTCCCGGGACATCAGGCGATATGCTGCTCTCTGATTCCCGGCTTTTGAAATGGCACATGCCAGTTGCATAGTATGTAAACACACAGCCATCAACGTAATAACAAGCACTGAGGCAATCGTACGGCCCCAGCTTTTTCCTTGGCGGCGCCATATCGGGACCGCCAACCGATGTGTTGGGATGTAAGCACCTCTCATTGCATCGGCGAGGCCCCGTGATGAACGATATACGGCCGGTCTCCACATAAGATGCGTCGCCCTTCCAAAGAACAAAGCTGCTGTACAATCTGTTTTACGACCAGTACACGCAGGCGCCATATTCTTGCGCGTGCTCTTGCTCACATCGAGTCCGACAGTCCAGGAAGCTCTGCACATCAGTGACAGTCTTATGTATCACGCGTGTTCTGAGAACGGCGTCTTTGTGTATGCATTTCAAGTGTCTTCACCTCTGCATCATCGGTAGGTTCTTGATTCTCGCACCATCCTCGAGGTCCGGAAACAGCCCCCACGAAGCGCGACGCAGTGCCGAATGCTTCTTCTGTCATCAAATGGCATGTGCGTTTGCCTCCTGCTGTGCCTGCTTGCCTCGTCCAGAAATCGCAAGGGTCTGTGTCTGTGCACCATATTTGGCAATCGTATGGGCTGAAGGTTTCGCCCGAAACAAGGACTGGCCCGCCGTACACCGTATCCGCCAGAAGCATGACTTATCACAAGATCTAGGCCCGCACACAGCGCCACCTCTGGCTTCCATCCCTGTTGGATTCTTCGTTAGCAAGCGGCATTCACCATTCCGCGACTTGAAACAAAAATAAGTTCAGTTGTCAAGCTCCTGGCATGTTTGCTGACACTCTCGTGCGGTCCCTAGACCTTCGTATTGTTTGACATAGAATCCTTTCGCCTCCTCACCGGAGTGAAAACAGTGGAGAAAGGAAGCATCGTTCCGAAGCTGGTCTCGAGTACTCACTTTGCCTAAAGCAATACCTCGTGTACTGTTTTGCACGGCTGAGCTCAACAGGAAGGTCACGAGCATTTGAAGAAACAGCAACCGTGTCATAGAGGCTGGGAGCCAACCTACCCAAGGAACCCGCTGAGCGATCTACTTCAACCAGGCCATCGAGAATTgcgtcggcgagcggccCCAACGACCGGAACGGGTTGTAGTAATATTTTCAAAAGAAAACCGTATCATACCACGCACAGCCCTTTGGGGGTATTCAATAGAGCGTAAGAAAGCACAGTTGATGAGAGAGTGAGAAGCACTCTCCTTTCAgtggcgccgcagcgtggTGATAAGGTTTCTAGTGGTGTTTGCTCTTCGAAAGATAGAGTCTTTGATCAAGATACAGGCCGCACACTGCTACCACCCTTGTTTGCAGCCCCGCTTCGCTAACCGTTCAATACGAGCCGGGCAccctgcgcctccggaggCAAGAGAGGGCAGGGTCATGACGTCGAAGGCGACATTATAGCAGTTCTAGTAACTCGCTCTCACAGTACAACTCACGGATGAACTAACGACGGTTACACCTACAGCAGAAAACTGCCGTTACAGCGGAGGTCCGAGTTCCATGTGCCTTACCGCCTCGCAGCCACTGGCTGTGGAGTTTGAGCCGAGAATCGCTACGTGACGCAGATGGGCACTTATCGTCTTGCTTACGCCACTAGTCTCCGAATTTCGCTCACCATCTACGCCACTGGATAGGACCAGACAACGCAAACCAGGAAGACATTTCCTGCAGTAGCCTTGACGCAGGGCTTACGTTGGGAAGTTCGACACGCATCAGGCGTCGCATACGTGATCGCCGGGAGCCCGCGTagtctcctcgctcttgcGGTACCTCCTCAGTAAACTTGTTCACGTCGAATATGAAGACAGGTAGCCATGCTCCCTGAATAGATATTACTTGCCTTCGCCGACGAGCTGCCTTTGCCGACGGGCGGGCGGCCGGCCCGCATCCTCCCTCCAACACTGAAGTCACTCACATGCCGCTAGTAACTAAGCAGAGACGTATGGTGTACTGAGCTTCATTGTGGAGGCAAATCATTGCGTCGGTAGTGCGACCTGCAGCGGTCATGCTCCATGATGGCGTGGAATCCCTGGCTGGCTGCACTGCGTACCCGACCGTCTCGGGCAAGATCCCCGTGCGGAGTAGCATTCTTGTGTCTAACATCGTTAGTGCGCAACAGATATTCAAGGTGATTTTGATAAGCGCGAATAACATCCATGAGAGAGTCGGTGTCAACCCCAAATTCTTTTGGCAGTTATACTACAGTAGTAAGTTGGCATTTGGCTGTCGAGCCAAAAAGTGccacgcagcagaggagaacgCGGTTGCCCGAGTTCATCGACGGACGATGGAGGGAACGGCGTGCAAATGATAGGAGGCTGCTTCCGACTAAAGTGTCTTCTGTATCGGTGCCACATTCAAACGCTAGTTCAAGTGAAGCATCGAGAAAGATGCCGTTGTGGCGCCCCGGCCCCAGCTGGATACAGATGCACAAGAGGTTACCTCATAGATGAATGGCTATCCTTAATCTAGGCACGCGCGGCAGCATTCCAGTAAAATATGACGGGCATCATAACGCGAGAGCAAGCTAACTGGGACGGCCCACCTGAGTTTCCGAGGTAAGTTCCTTTGCGCAGGGCGGACTAAGCTACAACACGTTCGAATATATCCTATTTTACCCGGGCGAGTGACGGAGCAGTCAATGGGGTCACACGAACACTGAGGTACCTCTCCTAACACGGTGGCGCTCATTGTGCCTGCGAGCTTGCGTGTCTCGACTGTAGAATATCTTGCAGGCCCAGGCCTCGCAGTGCACGCCCGTAAACTGTGACTGCTTACATGTACCCGAATGATGTGGAACAGCGTGCGTCATCGCCAGTTGCACGGGCGCTCCGGGGGAATGACTACACGTTTGTGCAAACTGGAAACGCAGCGCAAGGGTTTTGTGCCGCGGACTtggtcgcgcggctgccctgCCCCAAACCAACAAGTGCGACCCGCTCCTCCAGAATTTTTTTTGTACCGTGAGCAAAGGAGCAACACCCCGAGCTCACACACTCACAGCAGTACCAGCAATGAAGAGGCGCAAGATGCACGAACTCCGCCCGCTAGACTCTGGTCGGCATTCTCAGATCAGCGCGCAATAACGCTCACTGTGTGACCCAACTTCAAACGTACAAATCCGCGAGAGGAACGGCAGCCACTTCGTGCTCTTCCGAACTGAATGAGAATGCAGGTTCGTTTCGCTGGTCTCCTTGCGTCATGAGTTCCCTTTCCTCGTGTTCGCCTGATGCCCTCCGTGGGAGTAGACTCTGCCTTGCGTCGCCGAAACTGAACTCAATATCTACAACGCTGAGGCCCAAAAACCACTCAGCTGCCTTTAACAGCAGAAGGAGTAACAACAACAGTAGAAGAAAGATAACCAGGAAAATGAGCTGAAGCCCGATAAATTCAAGAAACCGCAGCAATGCCCGAACCACAACAAGTGCCCACGACTTATGCACTGCAAGGGAACATGTACGCGAGTGGCTCATCGCCACGAAATTAGAGCAGCTCCGCGACGACCGGTCTCTGTACGCCAGGTGAGATGCCCTTGGCCGCCGCTGTAGTTGCACTTTGTCCGGCGAATCAGCACAGGTCAGGGCAGGCTCGCATTTATGCAGCCACCCAGTGGCGGACGGTAGCTGATGAGTATCTAGGTGCTTCAATTTCATGTACACCAGGGGGCGAGGGAGCAGTGAGTTTGCAACGATGACATTTGAGGCAGCCGTCACCAGAGCATCCAAGAGGTGGAAAGACCGAAAAGGCTGCTCACCATCTGGGCAACATAGTCCCACCGATTCTGAAGAGTTGGGATATCCAGATGGCACTAGACTGGATGCGAGGGGTTCCACCCGGGTTGGAGAAGCCGGGCGAGGCAGCTGTGTGCTGCTGATAGCATCCACGCCTCCTCTCAAGGAGAGAGCTACACAGAACAGCAGATATGAGAACCTCCGATACATCCAGCTAACGTGCACAAACACCAGTGTTGAATCAAGGCACGAATCAATGCGTACTTTACATACACCGTGCCCCGGAGTCAGCCGTCCCATCCCATGGAAAAACACTAGCGGCAAAGCCAACAGAAGGTGTACAGCCCCGGTCAGCCCCAGAGAGCGAATCTACACCGCTTTTTGTCGAGCCGAATACTAAAGCGTTCAACAGCAATACCACTTGTGGTGAACTTCACTGGGGCCAGCGCCCGGGGAAAGAAGGGAGCACTGCGACAAAAAGTACAGGGGCAGGACAGCCGGAGAGGATGGCAAACTCTCACAGAAAACGCGCTGTACCATTAGGTGTAGCTCACCCGTTGACTTTCTTGCACCCAGGTGACGCTGTTTCCCTGAAAATCAGGGGCATGGAGCGGTGGGATTCCCAATAGCGTGAGTGACCGTGACGCATGTATTGACCCCTGGGGCTGGAGAGGAGAGTGTTCGAAGAGGAGATCCGCTTAACCTGGCTTTTCTGAAATCCGCATCGCTGAAATGCTGACGACGTTTGAGAAGCTACTTGGCCCCCACAAAACAATAATGTAGATCCCTTCACAGATATTTTCCGATGAAGACTGGGTTTTCTACGGCCAGCTTCTTCGTCCAGATGCTGCTTCCGCGCGCAGAGATGACGAGCTAAATGGCTATCCCGGATCTGACAGAGttgcgtcgcgcggcgctaGCTAAATCTCAGTAGTGCACTACGTCCAGTTGCCCCTGTTGCTTTGAGTGCAGCCTCTGAAGTATACATGCGTGCCACGCAATGCATTAAGCAGATGTTACGGAGTACTTGCACCTTCCATTATCGTGCTAGTGAGGCGTCTCTACATCGCGCCGCGTTCCGATGCTCTAGGGGAAGGAACATCGATGCGTAAGCTCGCGCCCCACTTGCGCGGGCCTATCGAAGCACCACGTGAATCTGAATGAGCGCTCTACGGGGTGCTGCTGATGTATAATGACGCTTCGCTGGCAGGTCAGCATGAGCATCCCGGTACGCTTCGGCGCCCCATTCCGCGCCCTGCTACAAGGCTGCCTGTAAGTGATACGGGCGTTGCTCTACAATGCAGCCAGTGTTGTCAGCCGAAAACGTGTCATTGTGCGTGGTACACGCCTGAGCGCACCGAACGCGTGTGCAATGCCCACTGTCGCCCCAGCCACAACACCGGGCACCACGGTGGGTTTCTGAGGTGCTGACTGGCCAGGCAAAACGGTCAAGCGGACAAACCTAGTCGAGCGAGCCACCCCCCCCCAGCGTAGGCAGCGGCACCCGTTGGGGCGTCGGAGCACCTGTCAGCTTGCAGTAGCGTTGTTTAGGTTGCTTACGACGAAGCTTGTGCCTCTTGAAAACACGCAACGTCTTGTGACGAGATAGGAAGATGAGAAAGGTTAAACGTCTGTGAGCGTCACTCGCATACCTGGAAAAGGCATTTACTAGGCTGCGGCCTCAACCGACGTGTCTCTCGGCGACATCCATGAGCTTACAGTAACAGAGACAACAAACGAAAAGACAATGCAATATATGGCACGCCCCAAAACACACTTTACGGAGGCCGCAGCTTCTTGTTCACACAcgtcgccgcttcctcggTTTCGTGGCGTTCTGTCCGCATTTCGGCAGTCTTGGCTCGTGCGCAATGGCCGTAACGCCAAGGCCATGAGCAGTAAAGGCTTGAAGCAGTTGATTCACTCTCATGATTCGCCGAAACTTGATTTCGACCTGCGATATCCCCAGCCGCCTGCATTTGCGGGCAATGTTTTGCCCAATACGGTAAGCGCACTGGGAgccctgctgcgcctgtTTCCGGATTCCGACGTTCCCTGAGAAACATCATTCGCGACCAACCGTGCAACGTGCCATTCAGCCGCGTAATGATACTGACAGCCCATAGCGGACAGCTGGCGTTCAAGTGTATCATCTAGCGCGGGGTGGTGTGGGAAGGGGGATACCGACCCTAGCTTAGTTAGACCCTGAGAATTAGCCGGGATAACGAAATACCCTGAAGTGCTTCGAATGCGAAGGCAACCCGGCTTGACGAGGTTACTAAGGAGAGAGCAGGTAGTTCAGCTTGGGATTCTCGAGTTTCGTGTGCCACGGCGTTTGGGCAAGACACTCTACGCAGCTGGCGGGAGAGGATTCACTGTATACGGTCCAGGCACTTCGAATAGTCAGCCACAACATCCGAAATGACAGCAAAGCTATCCGGAAGAGAGCAAAAAAAAAATCCGCAAGCGCCACAACCAGCAAGGAACCTGGGCTCCCGGTTGTTTCGCCCACTCTTCTCCCGGGTCCCTCACACTCCTGCGCAGTGAAAAATTCTCCGGAACAGTAAACATCAACCAATAGCCTTGTTGCCTACCTGCAAAAGATCCAAAAATCGTGCGATACGCCCTTGATTTGTTGACAACCTGGGCATGGACGTTGTTTTTGCTCGTCGTGATGACAACCTGGAAGCACAGAATACGATACGTGCGGTGCGCACACCCACACATGATGCCTTGCCCTGTAAATCACCACAAGAATGACGACGTTACCGTAGTTGTTGCCACTTTCTCGGTGTGTTCAACGAGGCAGATGTACGGGCACAGGCAGGCAAACAAAGATGAGCGTCCTGGCTAGACACCTGAGTGCCGCACAGTCACTGCGACGTTTGCGGAGCGGGCGAGAACACAAAAAAACGTGTTATTCGGTCCTGCGTGTATCTCGAAATTGCGTCCGGAAGAGTCGTGCGCGAAAGCAACCTGCGAGCTGAGAAATGTTGCGCAGCAACCTGCCTGCACCTCCACCAGCTGCTTTCCAAGTAGTTACCTGGAACTTATCCGTCGGCTCAATTATATGTCCATTTTTGTTGCGGTCCACATGGTGGAACTCTGGTCGCCCGCCCATGAGCTTGAACCTCCGGGGATGTCCGCCGAGAGTCCTCATTTCCTTTTTGGAGAGCTGCTTTTTCACCTGGCGTCCTGCGCCACCACTGCTGCTGGATGTGGCGGCAAGAGCTTTTCCTTTTTCGGCAGCTCGCTCCACGTTGCTGCGGATCTCGCTCAAGGCAGCTTGAGAGCCGGGCGAAAGGTTCGCGTCCGATGCAGAAGCGGGCTTTGTTGTtgagaaaaaaaggcgcTGTCGAAAGCGGTAGTAAGCGTAAACCGGCTTTGGGATGGCGGGGGTGAAACCGAGCAGCATCTCAGGAGCCGTGCCACTGGTATAGGCTTTTCCTTTTAGCCCACCGCTGTGAAGCGAGAGCTCGCGGACCGGAAACCTGGAATAGTGGGCACCAATGCCTAGCAAATAGGGCATGCATGTCCCGTCTGTCGGATTGTCAGAGCGCTGCGGGACTGTCGTTTTTCGCCTAGAGGAGCTGGACtctctgtgcatgcgcaggcgcgagaatGTGCGCCTCATCGGAAGACCGTGCTGACTTGCGGTAAAGCCCGCATACAGAAggtgctgcgcgtctgcagatGCCCACGAAAAGGTCACAGGATAAGCAGATGTTCTGGCACATGTGCCACGGATAGAGACAACAGCCTGCCGGAGACAACCGGGAGTTGGAGCCGCTGTCATGAGTGGCACGCAAGACTCCAGGCCGGAGTGAAAAGCCGCCACCGGCAGCGCCATCTgcccccctcctcgccaACCAACAGTTTCAAGAGTTCATTCGTCTGTCAACGACGGACTGTTCGAATACGGAGGTTTTTCTGTTGTACACGGGTTTTTCACCCAACGCCACTCGCCTGGCCCGTCAAAGCATTGTTTGCACGGGGGCAGTTGGCGTCCACCGACATGCACACGCTAACCTCTGTCACTCAGCGGGAACACAGCGAGAGGTGACAGCAGGTGGTATTTGTAAGGTGGAAATATTCCAACTATTGCTGCACATTAACGCCGAGAGAAGATACTGCTCATAGTGATTCTCCATCGCATGCGCGCAGACCTGCGTGCTACTTCTCACAGGGGCCCTTATGCGCCGAGACATGCAGATGGCGGCAAGACTGCACAGTGTTTCTCCTCAGGACAGCTCTCTCCTTGTGTTGAGACAGGCGCACTGCCAGTCTAGCGTTCAGTGATACATGTGAGCTCGCTTAAGAACACCTTTTAATTCGCACAAGGCTTATATGGAGTGAGGAATTCCAGTGTGAAGCGCGTAAGCTAGCTAGCGGCAAAAGTCTCGACAGTGCGTTGTGCTCCCGACCAACAtcgtggaggcgcggcacGTTGTCGCCTTCGTAGTTTTCCACTGTCCAACAGGCACGTCCGACGGATGCTGCTATTGTCTTCTACACCGAGGCATATCTATTGCATGCGGGATCATTTCCTATCTCTTTGATTCAGCTATCGCTCTCTTTAATGGTACGGGGGCAACTAGATAGGACTCAAACCGGCGTCATGAACGAGCATGCACATGGCAAAAGCATCATTGCGGCTGAGGTCCCTATATGGGCAGCTCAGCCTTCTCACTCCAGCATAGGTTGGCGCTACACATCGATGCTGCTTTAGCAAGCCATGCACCTGTGAGGAGACATCCGGCCCCGGCTGATACGCGAAATAGGTAAGTCAAGTCCAAACCGCCGGATACACCCTGTTAATTATTCTCCGAGTCCTACCTCCGATGCCGATTAGATGCTAATCCATACCATACTGGAAGACCATGCACTCTTTCGTCAATTGGGTGTGGATGAGTTATATCCGTCTGCATCGTAACAGGCAAAGGAGCTACTGGATGCTTACAGTGATCTTTGGGGCAGTAACGGTTGGCGGCCGACCTGCAGGCCCCCACAGTAGTTACGGGCGACTCCACAGCACTCCTTGCGAGGTCCTGCGAGCAAATGCCAGCCAATCTCGAGTCCTTCAAAATATTCATCTCTCTGATGGAGGCACATGGATGGAACAGCGGGAATGCGGAAGGCCTCCTCCTGGTGATGAAATAGGTTTCTCGTGTGTTCCCGTGTGTTAGGGGTCGTGTTCCGTCTCTCCAGCCTCATATAAGGTTGTCACTGTATGCGCCAGGCTTGCCGACGTGGCAGCTTGGCGTGTTGCGTTTTCATTCTGCTGTCTTGTCGGTCGGGGTGGTTACCGAGGTCGAGAGGCTCAACAATGAGTCCGACCAAGGTTACCGCGAGAGAAACGACCACTGGGCAAAACAAATGGCAGCTCCGTACCACTGTTGAGAAGTCTGCAGTACCGGCAGTGCGATGGGTGGAGACTCGCGGCTActcaaaaaaaaaaaaaccacaCACGCACACTCGTGCCGAGCTAAGCCCGTTTGCTGGGGGTTGGCTGCAAGGTCCACCGACC contains:
- a CDS encoding PAN domain-containing protein (encoded by transcript BESB_010140), giving the protein MLLADTVYGGPVLVSGETFSPYDCQIWCTDTDPCDFWTRQAGTAGGKRTCHLMTEEAFGTASRFVGAVSGPRGWCENQEPTDDAEVKTLEMHTQRRRSQNTRDT
- a CDS encoding putative ribosomal protein S11 (encoded by transcript BESB_010150) — its product is MALPVAAFHSGLESCVPLMTAAPTPGCLRQAVVSIRGTCARTSAYPVTFSWASADAQHLLYAGFTASQHGLPMRRTFSRLRMHRESSSSRRKTTVPQRSDNPTDGTCMPYLLGIGAHYSRFPVRELSLHSGGLKGKAYTSGTAPEMLLGFTPAIPKPVYAYYRFRQRLFFSTTKPASASDANLSPGSQAALSEIRSNVERAAEKGKALAATSSSSGGAGRQVKKQLSKKEMRTLGGHPRRFKLMGGRPEFHHVDRNKNGHIIEPTDKFQVVITTSKNNVHAQVVNKSRAYRTIFGSFAGNVGIRKQAQQGSQCAYRIGQNIARKCRRLGISQVEIKFRRIMRVNQLLQAFTAHGLGVTAIAHEPRLPKCGQNATKPRKRRRV